The genomic window CACGCCGACACCCACATCGACAGCGAGGAGAACGTCGTCCGCTTCCTGGACGGCACGGACTCCTCGGTCGTCTCCCTCTGCCTCGACACGGGTCACTACGCGTACTGCGGCGGCGACAGCGTCAAGCTGATCGAGACGTACGGGGAGCGCATCGGGTATCTGCACCTCAAGCAGGTCGACCCCGAGATCCTCGCGGAGGTCCGCGCGAACGAGATTCCGTTCGGGCCGGCCGTGGCCAAGGGTGTGATGTGCGAGCCGCCGAAGGGTGTGCCCGAGCTGGGGCCGGTGCTTGTCGCTGCCTCGAAGCTCGACGTCGATTTGTTCGCGATCGTCGAGCAGGACATGTATCCGTGTGAGCCGGACAAGCCGTTGCCGATCGCCCAGCGGACCAGGGCCTTTTTGAGGTCTTGCGGCGCGTAGGTGTTCGCTGGGAAGCGCCGGGGGACTGCGGATCGTTCAAGGCCGCGGGATGTTCGTGGCTGGTCGCTCAGTTCCCCGCGCCCCTGAACGGGGCTTGTGATCGCGGCACGGTGCCCGGCTCCCCCGACGGTCGGCGCGGCCACCGCCGTGGCGCGCTCGCTTATTCATTTGTCCCCGGGTCCGTCCGCTGTCCAGGATCCGGGGATGAGCTTTTCCGTGAAACCCGTACTCACCGGTGAGAGGGCCGTGCTGCGGCCGTTCACCGAGGACGACGTGCCCGTGATGGCGCGGATCCTGGCCGACCCGGAGGTACTCCGGCTCACCGGCAGTCCGACCGAGGAGTTCGGCCCGGAACGGCTGCGCGCCTGGTACGGCAGCCGCAACGACCGGACCGATCGCCTCGATCTCGGGGTCGTGGACCGGGCGAGCGGTGAGCTGGTGGGTGAGACCGTGCTCAATGAATGGGACGAGGCCAACCGCAGCTGCTGCTTCCGGATCCTGATCGGCCCCGGCGGGCAGGACCGGGGACTCGGCACGGAGGCCGTGCGGCTGACGGTCGGTCACGCCTTCGAGCGGCTCGGCCTGCACCGCGTCTCGCTGTACGTCTTCACCCACAACCCCCGGGCCCGGCGCGCCTACGAGAAGGCCGGGTTCGTGGCCGAGGGCGTTGAGCGGCAGACCCTGTGGCAGGACGGGGAGTGGATCGATTCCGTACGGATGTCGATCCTCGCCCCCGAGTGGGCCGCGCATCGGGGGTATCCCGACGGGGATCCCGACTGCGATCGAGAGCATCCCGACAGGTATCGGGTCAGCTCCACGGCTCTATGACCGTCACCCCGCTGCCCGGGGCCGTGTCCATCGCGGCCAGTGCGGCGGGGGCCTCGTCCAGGGTGATCGTCGAGGTCACCAGGAGGTCGGGGCGGAGGATGCCCGCCCGGACCAGCTCCAGCATCTGGGGGTAGGCGTGGGCCGCCATGCCGTGGCTGCCCAGGAGTTCCAGTTCCAGGGCGATCGCGCGGGCCATGGGGACAGGGGTGGTGCCGGTCTCGGACGGGAGCAGACCCACCTGGATGTGGCGGCCCCGGCGGCGGAGGCTGTTGACGGAGGCAGCGCAGGTGACGGGGGAGCCGAGGGCGTCGAGGGAGAGATGGGCGCCGCCGGCGGTGAGGTCGCGAATGGCCTCGGCCGTGTCCGCTCCGGTCGACGCGTCCACGCATTCCGCCGCGCCGAACTTGCGGGCCAGGTCCAGGGCCTGGGGGGATACGTCGACGGCGATCACCCTGGCGCCGGAGGCCGCCGCGATCATCACTGCGGAGAGGCCCACTCCGCCGCAGCCGTGGACTGCCACCCACTCCCCCGCCGCTACGCGGCCCTGCGTCACGACCGCGCGGAACGCCGTGGCGAAACGGCAGCCGAGGGAGGCCGCCGTGGCATACGACAGCTCCTCCGGCAGTGCCACGAGGTTCACGTCGGCGTGATCCAGGGCTACGTACTGGGCGAACGAGCCCCAGTGGGTGAAGCCCGGTTGGGTCTGTCGCTCGCACACCTGTTGGTTGCCGGACGCGCAGGCCGCGCACGTGCCGCAGGCGCAGACGAA from Streptomyces sp. DSM 40750 includes these protein-coding regions:
- a CDS encoding GNAT family N-acetyltransferase, whose translation is MSFSVKPVLTGERAVLRPFTEDDVPVMARILADPEVLRLTGSPTEEFGPERLRAWYGSRNDRTDRLDLGVVDRASGELVGETVLNEWDEANRSCCFRILIGPGGQDRGLGTEAVRLTVGHAFERLGLHRVSLYVFTHNPRARRAYEKAGFVAEGVERQTLWQDGEWIDSVRMSILAPEWAAHRGYPDGDPDCDREHPDRYRVSSTAL
- a CDS encoding zinc-dependent alcohol dehydrogenase family protein, whose product is MRAVVFEQFGEPAEVRDVPPPTPTDHGAVVRVEATGLCRSDWHGWQGHDPDITLPHVPGHELAGVVEATGTRVTAWRPGDRVTVPFVCACGTCAACASGNQQVCERQTQPGFTHWGSFAQYVALDHADVNLVALPEELSYATAASLGCRFATAFRAVVTQGRVAAGEWVAVHGCGGVGLSAVMIAAASGARVIAVDVSPQALDLARKFGAAECVDASTGADTAEAIRDLTAGGAHLSLDALGSPVTCAASVNSLRRRGRHIQVGLLPSETGTTPVPMARAIALELELLGSHGMAAHAYPQMLELVRAGILRPDLLVTSTITLDEAPAALAAMDTAPGSGVTVIEPWS